The DNA sequence cggtaaaatgggaattttatcgatcactggaGCTTCACCCAAACTGAACTGTActggctaggttttctctgtggttttcCTAGCCACTGCACCTCCATTGCACAAGGGAGGTTGCAGGGCATCAccgtaatgatgcagtacagtataagcacaagtcgggccacagcCGCATAACAGAAGGCAGAGGAGGAGAAGTAAAGCAGTTTGCGATATAAaggcaaaaagtgtaaaaggccGTAATTGCTGCTATAcactagaaaacaattaaaaattaaaaaaaaaaattaaaaatacaaagttATCAGTGAGAAATTGACCTACTGACAAagtagttaattttaaatataatacacTAATTAATTcgtgaaaattaaaatgattaattcgATTAGTGCTattttcactaattaatttctaaaactATGAGATTAGCAGTGACAAAAAAAACTGTCCAAATCAGTAAGAATTTgactaatttgtttttatataaatggctgaatcctaaaaattttttacagtctaATTGATTATGTGAGCTTGCTTCTAAAATTAAGACATCAATTTTATTGCTGTTTCAGGACATACCATTCCACGTATCAATGATGACGTATTTACTGATAGCTGGTGATCGATACCGTTTGTTAAGTGATCCTGGAAAACCGAGAATACCAGCATTTGTTTGTGCACTAGGGTCCTGGTTCTTCGCAATATGTATTGTTCTCCCGTTTCCAATTTATACTACTTACCTTGATCTTTCCGTAAGCTGCTTTatatctctatatatatacatacatatattttactcCATTATGTATATggtatattcaaataatactGTTATATTATGcagtaaaataacaaaaagtaatgtacagatttttttaaagtccaCTCTGAGTAAAAAATCTTCTAAGTCTTAAAAATTACTccgacaaataaatttatgcattatatatatatatatatatatatatatatatatatatatatatatatatatatatatatatatatatatatatataatatagaagAAAAAGTTGGCTTAAGTCAAGAACAATATTCTtgtttttagaaatttttttgatcgactagaaaaatgaaaattttcatgcaCCAAGTGAATAGTTATCTGggattaaaatgttttttttaaatcgacatATTTCTAcacttaagtaaaaaaatagttactagttccgagtttttaatttcttgtgggagatatttttttattaagattttCCCTCAGagagtaattatattttttcaactgaGAAACTAGAGAAAAGAAGCAAACTTTTCgagtaagaatttttttcttggcccAAGTAATcgttttattgaaaatgttaattttttggagtaaGATGATTTgttctttatataaaaaacttttttacactatatattttttgctattttttaaaaaatgaatttttcggAGCAAAAACacttattttcttgaatcaagaaaaacATTGGgaagataatatttttctcggctTAAGTTCATTGTTTTTtctgtatacatacatatattcgaagaaataatatttcgcTCGGCTTTAATAATTCACTTTCaaatgcaaataaataaaaaactttttaaaatttcggcAATTTTGCTGCAGATGATTTgtgagaaataaaatgatctacaaaaaatgtataataacattttgtaataaatctcatcgtttcgccggaaaagtcaaataattcttaaatttacgataaattCAACTTTGACTTTAAACTATTGttgaaaaactaaatttatcaaaaaataataagaaatcatttttgtagattgttcaatttccaacaaaactattgatttttcaaCTATCTATTGATTTTTCCAAAACACTGATTCGCTAATGAGTGATAAAATTTccaactttgaaaaaatttctcccatgttatttaactGGGAAATCGAAAATTGCGATGAGGTGgttgttaatattaatgttaggagctcaaactttaacagtattttgttttgtgatcttgaaaaatattttccatatgattaaaaaaaaaaatagtcgatttctTTTAACACAGTCTAATATAAATACTCTCTAAAACTCTCTAAAACTGAATTAGTGAATACTCACTATTTGCcagtgaatttcactaattcactTTTAgagagtatatatatactagggtAGTCCGTTTGGAAcgactacttttttttcactcacaatttaaaatgttgtaatattgaaaacaaaaattccctGCTAGTTTCAGCtcttaagttttaattttaaatactttacatttgattttgaagttttccTATTTAAGTTACATAAGAACgtcaggatttttttttcaattcattagCTCAGCCGCATTTTAAGTAATCTGGTCGCCGTTGGCAGGATTTCGTAGGCAATTTAATACTCTTCAAAAGCTTCGGagtaattttactaattgtttttttttgaactggttctgaaaatgatttttttaacgataatttgtgtttttagttgatattgaccaaatataactaaatttcctaaaaaattgttatctgaatttttactgtaaattttgttatttattcaatatcaACTAAAAACCCAAATaatcattcaaaaaatgattatcaaaACCAATTTAGAAGAAACGATTGGAGTCTCAGTAAAATTACTTCAGACCTTTTGAAGAGTTTTAAATTGCCTAATACAAAATGCCGCAAACGGCGACCCGATTACTTAAAATGCGGCTGAGCTatagagaattgaaaaaaaaaaaatcctgactttatgtattttaaatgggccaagttcaaaatcaaatataaagtacttaaaattaaaattaagagctgaaactagccgggatttttttttcaatgtttacaacaatattttgaaGTAACAACATAATTACGTTTTTTGTTAAAGGACTATAAGACAGAATATTTCAACGGTCTTGGAATTTGTCTGGGAAATTTGATTGACGATATCCAGCAGTACATGCGAGGGCTGTTTCTACTAACGTAAGATATTCTAttcgaataaatatttaattataaatataatgaatactTTACTATCGAGAGTATAATAGCACTCTCTGCAAAATCTTACTCTCCAGAAACGAATCAATGAAAATTACCATTTATTGCTAGTGTAAAGTATACCACTAGTTGAATTAGTAATATACTTCGTACAAGTAAAtcgtaaataattacaattttcactgaataaaatttattaataatgaaaatataatatttactcatatcaaaattatattatataataaataaaaatatatgatacataaacgttatatttataaattattaattaatattaaaatttcacaatGCTGTATTATTATACAATTGAATCGTCATTTATAATCATGAACGTACAaaacttaattataataattaaattttacttgtttCATTCACGTTTCTGGGTTTTATTTCACATCTGTCATTTCTGTCGCCCACAGcctttatgtatatatataaatagatataaacGTAAAATGACATGTATATTAACTATTGAAATACTCAAGTGCTGGAAATTTGATCATAATGATAAgtgacaatttattaatatgaattaattatatacatctttttttttttttaatgtttcagTTATGTTGCACCGTTGACAGTAACagcatatatttatgttaaatcaAGCCGCGAGTTACAGAATAAAGAAGATCCACTGAGTACCATTGCAATCTTCCAAGCAAGAAGAAAAGGTTCTTCGCGGAATGACAGTGACGTCAGTACTAACTTGATGTAAGTTTGatttataaactataaaaaaaaatagacaagtGTTCTATTGATTTTCAAAGATCATGTTTTTGTCTGCCCCAAAATTTGATctgtaaatttgtattttgaaTGCTAATAGTATCGGACAAGTCACAACAATCCGTTTGGATATTCAAAACTACGAAACTAGATTAAACTCATTACACATCTATAAATGGATAAAGTTCAGTTTCCAAAATTTGTTCTAGTCGATTTAGAAGTAACGTTACTTAAGTGGTACCTTATCAACAGGACAAAAATTCCTAGGCGGTATGTGCGCGATAAATTAACCTCAATGTGCACGTGTAGATCAATTGAGCTTGCGCAGAGTAGGTTCTATTAAAATATGCGCACTTAGGTAGGAAACTAGGGCATTCCGACTCGGGTGTATAAAGCAAACACGCGAATTGGAACGTCCTACTTTTATCCTCGGTGTGTATACTGTTTTTCACCAGGCCTGtacctgaaagtttaaattttagcctCTGTTTCTGGCAGAAATGGCGCATGCGCCAATtcttatcatttgttttctcatTAAAGGTAAGAACGACTTTCTTCTCTCTATAAACAGGgcagaaatttaaactttcgataaatgtatggtgaaaaaaaactttccttcctaggtgtgtaatatactataagactatttaattaattaatgagtaattaGCATGTAGAATGCTAAAGCTAAAACAATTTATGACTTTCTTTTGGtagaatttattcataaatgcaACTTggtagtgtttttttttggtagtgATTATATcgtggtaaatttttttactgctaGAGATTTCAAGATGGAAGATATTTTATTGGCGAGAGAATTTTTTAGGTAGACATGTTGTGGCAGATTTCAACTATgtggttttatttttggtagGGTCACTTATGGCTGAGTTGTATACCTGTCACATAAACTATTATATACATCTAGCAAGAATTAGTATTATACTCTCGTGTGTTGACACCACTCGTCTTAGGCTGGTGTCCACAACTCCACTctcaagtataataataatttctacaAGATTTATAAGACACTACAGAGCTGTAACTAGAAATTAATTCCATAAAGCACTAACTCTCCGCTTCGCGTTCGAGGTGTGCAATAACTAACTacatatgataataatttacaaacttAACAAGCATAATGAAttagttgaaattttgaaaatacctTGCCATGGAATCGAACCGATGACCTTTCGATACCCCAGTACTAAACCACTGCATCAATTCAACTACCTCAGGCTTCGCggttaaaattattcttttaatctGTACTATGTAAAATCTagtaatttgattaaaattacaactaaaatACCTAAATTGTCACATGAAAATTTCTTatagaaaaatcatttcttaagccaacttttatttgatcaaatattttatcacgTACTATTAttgtatacaaaaattttttgaatcaacttttatgaaatatttctgTCGATTAATTAGTAACGAGCAACCTGCAGTCACCACATGACTACTCAAATATAACTACTCAATTTATTGAATACGCAGAATAAAAAGACTTTTTgccgcaaaaaatttttacttgcaccaagaaattttatgcattatgaattgaatactaaaattttcttggggcaagaaataatttcttgtgccaagtaattttttctagttttaaataaatttttgttttcaattcacaATGCTAAAAATTCCTTGGggtaagtaaaatttttctttaggcgagtaaagattttttgtGACAATGAACCCTTTTTTCTGTCTACGCTCTTTGGCTTTGAGAAGCTtcctaaaaccaaaagggaatataaaaatatgtcatttTGGAATAAGTCAcgcgatataaataatatagctATTTATTCAGTGACATTCAGTTACATTAAGTGAcagaataagtaaaatattaatttattcaaagcaAATAAATACGATCGTCTTTTTTctcgcgtaatttaaatgtaattcgaatgatatAGACAAATCTATTTATCTCAATActtagcaataaaaaagagtttaaactatgaaaaggcacaaattcaagtcaagatCTTTCTAACGATACCAAATTCAATAACACGAACCAATGCTATCATATAAATATGGcgggaacaaaattttccttattctcttaataatatagatagaATAGATAACATTCTtaagcaataattaataataatttatttaaaaaaaaaaattaatgctaaaaaacaatgaatttATAACTAGATTGATAATGGCTTTGAGTAGTTCGAGCAAATAtatatcgttattattataacgagagttagaagaaaaaaaaagaacaaatatttatgtaagtGTTACTTCTCTTTAATTCTTAAGATGCTGTTTGCTTTTCTGTGATATTATAGGACATATCGAGAGGGTAAGTGTGGGAGCGGTAGTTTGACAACAACAACTGCTACCATTGGGTTCTCTAGATATACTGCAAACACTTATGATCTTGAAATAGATGTCAGAAGAGAAATACGTACACAGAAATATCTTATTTTCATGGTCTCCTTCTACGCTATTTTGCTGTGTCCACTGATGGTATTAAAGTAAGTTTTGTTTGCTTTTACgttatatttgaaacataAGAATTAGTAACAATACTTGATTATTGAGgcatcaataaataatcggGTTGTGAAAGTATACGAGTAAAACCATTATTGGAAATACATTGTTCACTTCTGTGTAAAAGCTTATCGTTATCattgaaaatgaataatcCAGATTAAGTGAGTTGttcttttatttctataaGTGAAGAGAAAGTAATTATgggatttttataaaaaattgaggtttttattattttatttaaattgtaataatggATCATTGGGGTAAAACAAGTGTtgcatcaaaaattttattttcaagaatgagtgattttttttaattaaatatgaaaagcATATAAACATATGATTTTTACGTGAGTGAATCAGCTGAGACTGAGTAAGCGTTAGCAGAACACATCTCATTGCTTCGCAATAGAGTTgtgcattaaaatttatacttattttagtTGTGATCATTTGTTGTgtatagaaattataaatttctgtGGTATCTCATAGTCCGAGAAGAGAATAATGtgtagaatttattttttaattttgttctgCCGTAACCGAGACTCGAACCCTGATCCGCGCGAGTCCTATCCGCTACCCAATGCTCCTTAGTCTCTTTTGGCTACATCCGAATTAACgagtaatatatttaaatactctaGTCCTAggaatcgataatttttatctattcattttattaaaattagtaaacgtaaagtaatttatttgtttatgaatAGTACTTTATATATCAATCTATCCaagagttaaataaattactatagaCAGTTATTTCCGGTGattgtattatatttaatacatataactctattcaattttaatatttgcacAAAGTATGAGTCGGTATATATCGtatagttaaatatatagcaataataaaataaaataaaactggagcttaatatttcattaatgagaaatatgaaatgaaataaataaatttaataattaacaataccGTAATTCTGAATATCTGCAcacatcattaataattacctCGTTACATTGACtatgtatattttctaataaataataaaattcatatatcaGTCGATCAGCATTTCTATGTTTTACTCATAAATTATTCGTTAAATGTTAATGGACTTTTTGAAGTTCGATTTTTTCAACACAAACTTTTGTCGATTGGAATTACGTTCTTTGAGTAGTTCATAAAGTTGGTTTTCATACaatcaaatattcaattattcagtttcaattttacttactTTTTAACGTACATATTTGCTCATTTAATGAGgctatgaaataatatttctctGCAAATCAAATAACATtcgctaaaatttatttttttgacttatcttattttaatttctttatttggcttaattaattttccagcTTTTCCTgtctttttgaaattttaaatagctcCCGTCATTCGCACTCACTCGATTCATTTTAcaaattgacgttaaattgtCAAGACGTTTTATAGTATTTTCCACAGATCTTATATATTACGCAACaacagcaataataataatatattatgatgcagcaacatttaaaaaatttcaataattaatactacAATTAATCAGTagcttaaaaacaaaaatttattttcgttacTATCGGAATTTTCCTCTATGGTTCATTAATTTCACTGGCAATCTATAGTTCACGACCATGAAGCTTATAAACTTTCTCAGCTTACAAGATgatattaaagtaaatataaatatatatgatcgATTGATTATTGAGTATCTTCATAATCTCAACGGATTACagattcataataaattctagagatttagattaaattttttcttatgtttatcatttaattatgtttataagCTCGcggacatatatatatatatatatatatatatatatatatatatatatatatatttattattatttttaattagcaaTCCTCTTTAATGAGCAAATGACAAAAAAAGGTCTCGCagttgcaacaaaaaaatttattatttttataaaaagaaaaaaaaggtaatttatgTCTATAGTAGATCAATCTCACtctaacaaaaaataatgaacgaaaaaagatttattatatattttttttctacttgaTATCCTCTCTTTTCTGTTGTATTATTCGTAGGGAAAAACTACCTTCTATTACGATGAACTTTAGTTCCGAGAGATTTATCCTGGATGATTTTATTTCTGCACCGCCACtggtattttttcattatttttatacttcatACCCTTGAGATcgaaataataacttttaaaccttttttttttttagttttcacgCATCAATGATTTTAAGTTACTAACATatgatataattttacaattaatgcatttattattttaactcgaaatcatgataaatatttttttatttgcttttaccattatgctaattttttttttaaattatttaattctagaAATGCCTTTGgaaatgaattagtgaaattttcacTGATTCGAACAGTAGTTTTTTTGTCACTGCTAATCtagtagttttaaaaattgatcagTGAAAATCACTAATGGAATTGATCATTTTAATTTCCACTAATTAATTAGTgttttacacttaaaattaactaCTTTGTCAGTAAGTCAATTTCTCACTAAtaacttagtatttttatctaacaactagtaaaaatataactgaTTTACTTGGTAACATAATTTTGTCACTattgaattagtgaaaataatttatatttttatctcgatacaaataatcaaattttgcGCTATACCAGAATATATGTTACTAAACATTTGaatcattttcaatttatttatcaattattgcacgactcatgatgcgaagcatcagagtgtgctttacgatcgaaaaatttttttcgcctcactCCGGCAAGTATTTCCATTATTATACCCTTGTTGGCTCACGGAATTAAGATATGTTGCATActattttgaagataatttaatggagattagttccatacttttcaaaaatttatttagttcaataaaaacggaaaaaatatcaagatattgaaaaaaaatttcttgtccGTCAAGTATGAAACCCGTAGACACGATAACTTgcaaaaaaatccagtaattaaatcaaatttttttttttttaattctttgacaGATTTGTAGGTTCCCTATTGCAAATGACTCGGTAACtcagtgtcgtttaattataattaataaaagaataacaaAGGctgtataattatatctatatatatatatctatgtaaaattaacatggatggtgatatatctatacattatacgTACATTTATTCCAACAGGGGCGCTTGCACATTACCGTCCTAGTagagctgtttttttttgtttattggtCAGcctgaatattttcaattcattttttttttatttacatatatatatatatttttttttttgttattaatcgagatattttgagtAGGTTCTtttacagttttaaaaaaatactaatgaaataaaaaaaaaaatttaatgaaagaaaattgtatatattttaaatttattcgtgcttcccgccatttttttattatttcatattaaatgagagttatgagtcgtgcactttcggattttccaaattttttttaatttaaattaaaatattcccTAATGATTCATTAttcacttaaatattttgtggttattaatttctttttatgaataatttaaaaatattgtaattttagtataatcgtaagtttatcaattaaatgatagttaattgacaaaaataattataactctgataaataaataaacaacatAAGATTGTACTTATGGTTCAACAGCACAGTGGATAGAGCGGTTGCTCAGTGATCTAAAGGTTCCGTGTTCGAGTCCCgccgaaaaataaaaaaaaagatgtccTTTTTCAATGACACTATCAGCAGATTTTTAGTCATTATTATCAGTGAATTTCACTACTGCGCTCAGTGATTTTGTTTCATTGTAGCGATTagtgaatttcactgattACTTAGTCACCATTTCAGGAAACAAAcagatttttattgataaactaGTGACaaaatttcactgattcagtcagtgataaagtttaattaatttgtggtgatatatgtacacatggaaaaaataattaaaattcactgTAACTCAGTGATAATTCACTATTTCTTTTCTATGAGTTGGCAATGATTAATACTCTGGGTTACCGTGATCTTGAGTTCatacaattttacttttttcaaaaaagtcatatttgaaaaaaaatttttttagtcactTATACCCTTCTCATACAAACTCcttccatttttcaaaattaaataaattgttaataacttttttttataaaaatgctagatgaaaattgtatttattattattatttatttaaataaaagaagaaaaaaagatataatctttattttaagttaaggGTAAAAGCTTTCGCATGTCTAGTAAATAGACGGATAATATTGCTAGTCCTTTGTTTTATTACCTCATATTTAATACAgacgtaaaaatatttttgttcctTATCCAAAAAGCTAGGAAATACttttagtataattttataaattattgagttatgaaaatgtaaaatatatatattttataatattgcaGACTGGCCAAATTAGCATTAGTTGAAACAGAAGAAAATGAAGGTCACTTTGACATTACTTATACGATGTTTGTTTGGCTCGCTTTTATTCCAACAGTTTCTACGCCACTCCTTTATGCGTCTTGGCAAATGAGCAggtatgttaataaataataaaaaccaataaacttgaaaaattatttttgtcaatttaaaattttcatacaaaATTCATAGCATGAAAAAATGATGAAGAATAACTTTTATAGTCACTCacagattttttatagtaaacagaaaaaaaaataaaaaaataaaaattaataatgccGAGGACGGAGTTCGATCCGCATACCTTTGAATAACGCAATGCAGTCgtcatcttttttatttactgtcataaattattagtgTGTTAATCTTAGGTATTCATAGTCACAAAactagtaaaatatttatttagcttGTATTTTTgcaaagtgaaaataaattttaaatgcaatataaaaggaaagtattcaaaaaaagGAGTTTTTAgaaatctattaaaataatatataaataaaacttagaAATGCTGATCGACtgatatatgaattttattatttattagcaaATATACATAGTCAATGTAACGaggtaattattaatgatgtgTGCAGATATTCAGAATTACggtattgttaattattaaatttatttatttcatttcatatttctcattaaagaaatattaagctccagttttattttattttattattgctatatatttaactataCGATATATACCGACTCATACTTTgtgcaaatattaaaattgaatagagttatatgtattaaatataatacaatCACCGGAAATAACTGtctatagtaatttatttaactcttGGATAGATTGATATATAAAGTACTattcataaacaaataaattactttacgtttactaattttaataaaatgaattgataaaaattatcgattccTAGGACtagagtatttaaatatattactcGTTAATTCGGATGTAGCCAAAAGAGACTACGGAGCATTGGGTAGCGGATAGGACTCGCGCGGATCAGGGTTCGAGTCTCGGTTACGGcagaacaaaattaaaaaataaattctacaCATTATTCTCTTCTCGGACTATGAGATATCacagaaatttataatttctatacACAACAAATGatcataactaaaataaatataaattttattttattgaattctgatatagaaaaattaatttttgtatcataaaattatctaaGTACAGTAAAACTTATCAAATAGTTTAAAGAAAAtgacaattcaatttttacttttcatactcaattaataaaaatcaccCATTcacacaaataaaatttccaatatatCAATATTGGCTTTAATTCAATGTTTTATTACAATCGCGCAGATTAGGGTTCGAATATTGGTTacggtaaaaaaaatgctaaacACGGTTCTTAAATCTTCGAATTACTAAATCCTTATTTCCAATTGAATGCCAATACTAATATTCCATTCGAGCATTATTTTAAACCcctaaaaaactatttttagtaaaattttttttttcactttcatGGTCAATAAGTCACATgtcagtttaaatttaaatacttatcgACAGTCACGTTCTTTTCgtttcaattaatttctttCTACGTCTATTTTATGCAAATACATGTTTATCACAATATACGCTCATGAACAATTTATacatatcattattattattaaaccaaACAgtctcattaaaattattattctcattATGACTCTTATTGGTGTGTGAGTcatataatttgataaatatttaatatctagttccttttttttctattcgtCCCTTATTGAACCGAGGGTTCGATGACACGTGAAATAATAATCCTATTgatttcaatagaaaaaaaaaaaaattgtaataataatttgaaatttatgaaatatatataaatttatattttatttaattaaagagcATAATTTATATCATCTATTCATCACAAATTGCTCATGCTTTTAATGCTTTTCTCAAAGGCTGTGATATATAAAAGCGACAGGTCAATGACcgtgaggaaaaaaatatataatcaatgatcttataaataccattttattttaaattat is a window from the Microplitis demolitor isolate Queensland-Clemson2020A chromosome 4, iyMicDemo2.1a, whole genome shotgun sequence genome containing:
- the LOC103580861 gene encoding uncharacterized protein LOC103580861 isoform X4; the protein is MIKNTKDIPFHVSMMTYLLIAGDRYRLLSDPGKPRIPAFVCALGSWFFAICIVLPFPIYTTYLDLSDYKTEYFNGLGICLGNLIDDIQQYMRGLFLLTYVAPLTVTAYIYVKSSRELQNKEDPLSTIAIFQARRKGSSRNDSDVSTNLMTYREGKCGSGSLTTTTATIGFSRYTANTYDLEIDVRREIRTQKYLIFMVSFYAILLCPLMVLKPTKERLKGYFQSSSRRLTKVCEEGVNISTRRSLHQNNTHSGLANVAYTQHPRTTNNSSNGSNEGEGIHCSPGNLSIRSAEFDNNNAQIMYLVR
- the LOC103580861 gene encoding uncharacterized protein LOC103580861 isoform X2; the encoded protein is MIKNTKDIPFHVSMMTYLLIAGDRYRLLSDPGKPRIPAFVCALGSWFFAICIVLPFPIYTTYLDLSDYKTEYFNGLGICLGNLIDDIQQYMRGLFLLTYVAPLTVTAYIYVKSSRELQNKEDPLSTIAIFQARRKGSSRNDSDVSTNLMTYREGKCGSGSLTTTTATIGFSRYTANTYDLEIDVRREIRTQKYLIFMVSFYAILLCPLMVLKLAKLALVETEENEGHFDITYTMFVWLAFIPTVSTPLLYASWQMSRPTKERLKGYFQSSSRRLTKVCEEGVNISTRRSLHQNNTHSGLANVAYTQHPRTTNNSSNGSNEGEGIHCSPGNLSIRSAEFDNNNAQIMYL
- the LOC103580861 gene encoding uncharacterized protein LOC103580861 isoform X1, which produces MIKNTKDIPFHVSMMTYLLIAGDRYRLLSDPGKPRIPAFVCALGSWFFAICIVLPFPIYTTYLDLSDYKTEYFNGLGICLGNLIDDIQQYMRGLFLLTYVAPLTVTAYIYVKSSRELQNKEDPLSTIAIFQARRKGSSRNDSDVSTNLMTYREGKCGSGSLTTTTATIGFSRYTANTYDLEIDVRREIRTQKYLIFMVSFYAILLCPLMVLKLAKLALVETEENEGHFDITYTMFVWLAFIPTVSTPLLYASWQMSRPTKERLKGYFQSSSRRLTKVCEEGVNISTRRSLHQNNTHSGLANVAYTQHPRTTNNSSNGSNEGEGIHCSPGNLSIRSAEFDNNNAQIMYLVR
- the LOC103580861 gene encoding uncharacterized protein LOC103580861 isoform X3 → MMTYLLIAGDRYRLLSDPGKPRIPAFVCALGSWFFAICIVLPFPIYTTYLDLSDYKTEYFNGLGICLGNLIDDIQQYMRGLFLLTYVAPLTVTAYIYVKSSRELQNKEDPLSTIAIFQARRKGSSRNDSDVSTNLMTYREGKCGSGSLTTTTATIGFSRYTANTYDLEIDVRREIRTQKYLIFMVSFYAILLCPLMVLKLAKLALVETEENEGHFDITYTMFVWLAFIPTVSTPLLYASWQMSRPTKERLKGYFQSSSRRLTKVCEEGVNISTRRSLHQNNTHSGLANVAYTQHPRTTNNSSNGSNEGEGIHCSPGNLSIRSAEFDNNNAQIMYLVR